The Deefgea tanakiae DNA segment TATTGTTTTTCAATCTGAATTTTTTGAACTTCGTCGTTGACCCGTTTATGCTTGTTGTATATTTGTCACGAAGGATGTTCAAATGTCTGAAGATGTTCCGGCTATTGAGTCGACACATACTCCCCCTCAAGGGTTCTTTGCCCAGCATCGGCTTGCCATTATCGGCGCTGGTGTATTTATTCTCGTAATTTTGTTTCTCTTGATTGGCATCGCTATTGGCATGGCGAAAAAAAATTTCGAGAAGAAGTTTTATCTGACTCAAATTGAAAAATTAAAAGATGCGCTGACCGATTCTTTAGATAAACGTACCGAATTAGATAAAGAAATGGTAGAGCTACGGGGCGAGCTAAAAGCAAAAAAAGATCATGTACGGGATCTTGAAGATAAGATCGCAGATTTGAAGCATGCCAGTAGCAAAGCAGAAAAGACGGGTGAGACGCATTCCAAAATTACCGATTCAGGTGGATCTGCAGGTACTAGTTCTGATCCGGGCGAGGCTTATTTGCGCTTGAAAGCGGGTGACTGCTTGATTCAGGGTAGTGGTAGTACCGCTGCTAATTGGCAGGAGTGTTTAAAAAAAGGTAAGAAGACCGCCACTCCATCAGCAGGTCATTAAGTATGTATTATGTGAGACGTGGCGTTTAAGTTGCCCATCGTAGTGAAGCTACAAAAAAGCGGCCCCTGTTGGTGGCCGCTTTTTTGTATGTATCTATAAATGCTGGGTTTAACGAGTTAAGGCCCCTGTTGGCGACATCATCGTGATTTCACCGAAGTTTGAACCATCACGTTTTTTATCCGAAAAATCAATCATAAAACCACCCATGTCATACTTTTTCAAGGTCGTCAGTGCATTGTAGATGGAGGAGCGAGTTGGACTTTTGCCGGCTCGTTTGATGGCCTCTACGATAAGTCGTGCAGAAATATAGCCTTCTAGCATGGCGTAGCTTGGGTAGTTTGCAATGGCAGCCAGGGAGTCTTCTTTGCCTGATCCTGTACCCATCTCATTAAATACGGCAGTTTGAAATTCTTGAATGAGGCGCTCACGAGGATTGTAGGGGTAGGGGAAGACTTGGCTAATACCTAGGCCATGGCCACCTTTCTTTCCGATGGTTTTTGCAACTTCTTCAAATTGAACCTGAGATAGCGCGTAAATCTGTGAGGTGCCGCCTTTTTCCTTGTATTGTTGAACAAAGCTTGCGGCAGGTTTAGATAGAGCAACAATGATAATTGCTTCGGGATTGAGCTTGGCCAACTCTTGCGCGGCCTTGCTGGTGTCGCCGGTTTTGCCATCAAATGAAGCTTCGCCCATTAGCGTTAATTGCTTTTTGGCGAGAGATGTTTTTAATGATGCAACCCCTGCTTGGCCTAGTGCGCCTTTTTCTGCCACAACGGCAATTTTTGTTACGCCAAGATTGCCGGCGAGTAGTTTAACCAAGCGATCAGTTTCTTGGGTGAAGCTTGCGCGGGTATGAAAAACGAATAAGCTGCCATTGCCGCGCAAAGACTCGGCGCCGCTATGTACTGAAACTAAGGGAATACCAGCGTTATCTAGAGTTTTCGTTTTGATGAGCTCAGCGACGCCTTCGGTACCAAAGTAGGAAATGAGAGCGACGGCATTTTCTTTTTCGATGAAATCGATGGTGTTTTTGACTGTACGTTTTGCATCATAACCATCGTCGCGAACAATATGCGTAATCAATTCGCCATTGATACCGCCGCGTCCATTGATGCTATTGAAGTAAAGCGATGCGCCCAAGGCAATGGCTTTGCCAGTTTCTGCGGCAATGCCCGTGGTCGGAACGGACTGCCCAATAATAATTTCAGCTTGAGCCAATGTAGAAATCGTTAGACTAACGCCAATGATGATTTTTTTTAACACGTTCCAATCCCCTCCGAGTGTCATTCTCTGCCAAGCATCTTAAATTATTGTTTGCTGATGGTATAGTATTCGCCCGCTGCAACGTAGTAATACGCTGGAGATTGCGCACTTTTTCATTTCTAGGCATTGGCAAGCGAGCCTAAAATGCCGCATCATGCAGTACTAAGCTGACTATTATATGCTGTCTGGATGTCAGTTTTTGTAGTCTTGTTTGTTTTTCAGTGATTCATTTGGAGTTGGGTATATGCGGCGTGCTGTATACGCAGGGAGCTTTGATCCGGTTACCAAGGGGCACTTATGGATGATCGAGCATGGCGTCAATTTGTTTGATGAAATGATTGTCGCCATCGGTGAGAATCCCGACAAACGTTACACCTTTAGCGTTGCTGATCGTGTAGCGATGTTACGTGAGACCACTTCACATTGGCCTAATTTGCGCGTTGAAATCTTCGAAAACCGCTTTCTCGTCGATTATGCCCGTGAACAAGGCGCGCAGTTTATTCTGCGCGGGATTCGCGAAGCGGCAGATTATGAGTTTGAACGCAAAATGCGTTATGTGAATGCCGATTTGGCTCCGCATATCGATACCATTTTCTTGATGCCGCCACGAGAAATTGCTGAAATTAGCTCGACGATGGTCAAAGGCCTTGTTGGTCCAACTGGCTGGGAAAATGTCGTGAAGCAATATGTGCCTGATCCAGTCTTTTTACGTTTATTGGCAGGGCGTTAAAACGCGAATTTTGATTTGTTGCAAGGAGCTTCTCATGGCTAGGCTTGCTTTGGTGGCTCTTTATTTTTTTGCTCTGATGATCACACCGACGGCTAGCGCAAAAGTATTGGAGTTGGTCACGCTGCAATATCCACCTTATGCATATCAAGCACAAGGTGAAGTAAAGGGGATGGCGGTTGAACTGATCCAAGAGGCTTTTCGCCGCATGAAGCAACCGATCAAGATCAGTATTTTACCTTGGGCTAGAGCGATTTATCGTATTGAGCAGGGGCAGAGTGATGCGATTTTTACCATCTATAA contains these protein-coding regions:
- a CDS encoding ABC transporter substrate-binding protein is translated as MLKKIIIGVSLTISTLAQAEIIIGQSVPTTGIAAETGKAIALGASLYFNSINGRGGINGELITHIVRDDGYDAKRTVKNTIDFIEKENAVALISYFGTEGVAELIKTKTLDNAGIPLVSVHSGAESLRGNGSLFVFHTRASFTQETDRLVKLLAGNLGVTKIAVVAEKGALGQAGVASLKTSLAKKQLTLMGEASFDGKTGDTSKAAQELAKLNPEAIIIVALSKPAASFVQQYKEKGGTSQIYALSQVQFEEVAKTIGKKGGHGLGISQVFPYPYNPRERLIQEFQTAVFNEMGTGSGKEDSLAAIANYPSYAMLEGYISARLIVEAIKRAGKSPTRSSIYNALTTLKKYDMGGFMIDFSDKKRDGSNFGEITMMSPTGALTR
- the coaD gene encoding pantetheine-phosphate adenylyltransferase, whose amino-acid sequence is MRRAVYAGSFDPVTKGHLWMIEHGVNLFDEMIVAIGENPDKRYTFSVADRVAMLRETTSHWPNLRVEIFENRFLVDYAREQGAQFILRGIREAADYEFERKMRYVNADLAPHIDTIFLMPPREIAEISSTMVKGLVGPTGWENVVKQYVPDPVFLRLLAGR